A window of the Streptomyces sp. JB150 genome harbors these coding sequences:
- a CDS encoding methyltransferase domain-containing protein, translated as MTLTDGNLLPHQLSGATERSAALAVLFDPTTFRHLEGFGVGPGWRCWEVGAGGATVVSWLAKRVGPTGRVVATDVDTSWSIGAARPPVEVRVHDVSADEPPGEGFDLVHARLVLARVPDCTRALRSMAKALRPGGRLLVEDVDLALQPLVCPDEHGPAQQLANRLRHALRQLLAARGADLAFGRALPRLLRAAGLRRVEADAYFPVTAPACAVLESATIRQVRDDLIAAGLATAEEIDRHLVNIASGTLDLAGPPMISAWGRRA; from the coding sequence ATGACGCTGACCGACGGTAATCTCCTTCCACACCAGCTATCCGGAGCGACGGAGCGCTCGGCCGCGCTCGCCGTCCTGTTCGACCCCACGACGTTCCGGCACCTCGAAGGGTTCGGCGTCGGACCCGGCTGGCGCTGCTGGGAGGTGGGCGCGGGCGGCGCGACCGTCGTCTCCTGGCTCGCCAAGAGGGTCGGCCCCACCGGCAGGGTCGTCGCCACCGACGTCGACACCTCCTGGAGCATCGGGGCCGCCCGTCCTCCGGTGGAGGTGCGCGTCCACGACGTGAGCGCCGACGAGCCGCCGGGGGAGGGCTTCGACCTCGTGCACGCCCGGCTGGTGCTCGCCCGGGTGCCCGACTGCACACGCGCGTTGCGGTCGATGGCCAAGGCCCTGCGCCCCGGCGGACGGCTCCTCGTCGAGGACGTCGACCTCGCCCTGCAACCGCTGGTCTGCCCCGACGAGCACGGCCCCGCGCAGCAACTGGCCAACCGGCTGCGGCACGCGCTGCGCCAGCTCCTCGCCGCCCGCGGAGCCGATCTCGCCTTCGGGCGCGCCCTGCCGCGGCTGCTCCGCGCGGCCGGGCTGCGGCGGGTAGAGGCCGACGCCTACTTCCCCGTCACCGCGCCGGCCTGTGCCGTCCTGGAGTCCGCGACGATCCGTCAGGTCCGCGACGACCTGATCGCCGCCGGCCTCGCCACCGCCGAGGAGATCGACCGCCACCTCGTCAACATCGCCTCCGGCACACTGGACCTGGCCGGCCCGCCGATGATCTCGGCGTGGGGCCGCAGGGCGTAG
- a CDS encoding PfkB family carbohydrate kinase codes for MTGADGTAGAGSPGAGALLVVGDVVTDVVARHSGPLAPGTDTAAVVRTVPGGAGANVACWAARSGSAEVRLLGRVGADAAAWHERELVACGVSARLVVDPEAPTGTVICLVDTDAAAERTFLTDSGASLRLDPGDWSDALLDGVVRLHLSGYLLFSAPSRALVATALAAARARGVPVSLDPASAGFLAELGAERFLSLVDGIDVLLPSRDEARLLTGSRDAVAAAAELSRRIPLVVVKQGAEGALVARSGTVTARVPAVPATPRDTTGAGDAFTGAFLAALLAGAEPEEAARAGCAAGARAVERVGGRPPGMG; via the coding sequence GTGACGGGGGCGGACGGCACGGCGGGGGCGGGGTCCCCCGGTGCGGGCGCGCTGCTCGTCGTCGGGGACGTCGTCACCGATGTGGTCGCCCGGCACAGCGGTCCCCTGGCGCCCGGTACGGACACGGCGGCCGTGGTGCGCACCGTGCCCGGCGGGGCGGGCGCCAACGTGGCCTGCTGGGCGGCGCGTTCGGGCAGTGCGGAGGTGCGGCTGCTGGGCCGGGTGGGGGCGGACGCGGCCGCCTGGCACGAGCGGGAGCTGGTGGCCTGCGGGGTGTCCGCGCGGCTGGTCGTCGATCCGGAGGCGCCCACGGGCACGGTGATCTGCCTCGTCGACACGGACGCGGCGGCCGAGCGGACGTTCCTGACGGACAGCGGGGCGTCCCTGCGGCTGGACCCCGGTGACTGGTCGGACGCGCTGCTCGACGGTGTCGTACGGCTGCACCTGTCGGGCTACCTGCTGTTCTCCGCGCCGAGCCGGGCGCTGGTGGCGACGGCCCTGGCGGCGGCACGCGCGCGTGGGGTGCCGGTGAGCCTCGATCCGGCCTCCGCGGGTTTCCTGGCGGAGCTGGGCGCGGAGCGCTTCCTGTCGCTCGTCGACGGGATCGACGTGCTGCTGCCCAGCCGGGACGAGGCCCGGCTGCTCACCGGTTCGCGCGACGCGGTGGCCGCCGCGGCCGAGCTGAGCCGGCGGATTCCGCTGGTGGTGGTCAAGCAGGGCGCCGAGGGCGCGCTGGTGGCGCGGTCCGGAACGGTGACCGCGCGGGTCCCCGCCGTACCGGCGACGCCTCGTGACACGACCGGCGCCGGGGACGCGTTCACGGGCGCGTTCCTCGCCGCGCTGCTCGCGGGGGCGGAGCCCGAGGAGGCGGCACGGGCGGGCTGCGCGGCGGGGGCGCGGGCGGTGGAGCGGGTGGGGGGCAGGCCGCCGGGGATGGGCTGA
- a CDS encoding magnesium and cobalt transport protein CorA — translation MSMAGNLRKVTSLGRVGGLRRVARLARRRPRVDLSHPARSPLGSSVVNCVAYEGGVRVPLGGDLDDAVGRVRKGGHGFVWLGLHEPTDEEFAGVAELFDLHPLAVEDAIEAHQRPKMERYDETLFAVFKTVCYVEHEKLTATSEVVDTGEIMVFVGEDFVITVRHGRHGSLGPLREDLESRPDQLSKGPSAVLHAIADNVVDDYLHVIEAVQEDIDQVETDVFAEHGARADPGRMYQLKRELLELKRAVVPLGRPLQDLAGLPIRVVDPEIQAYFRDVADHQLRAAEQIAAFDELLNSILQAHLAQVTVAQNEDMRKITAWAAIVAVPTMVCGMYGMNFDHMPELHWRYGYGMVIGVISLACLTLYRGFRRNGWL, via the coding sequence ATGTCCATGGCAGGGAATCTGCGGAAGGTGACGAGCCTCGGCAGGGTCGGCGGTCTCCGCAGAGTGGCACGGCTGGCCCGGCGGCGCCCGCGCGTCGACCTGAGCCACCCCGCCCGCTCCCCGCTGGGCTCCTCGGTCGTCAACTGCGTGGCGTACGAGGGCGGCGTCCGGGTCCCTCTGGGCGGCGACCTGGACGACGCGGTGGGGCGGGTCCGCAAGGGCGGTCACGGTTTCGTCTGGCTCGGCCTGCACGAGCCGACGGACGAGGAGTTCGCCGGCGTCGCCGAGCTGTTCGACCTGCATCCGCTCGCGGTGGAGGACGCGATCGAGGCGCATCAGCGCCCGAAGATGGAGCGGTACGACGAGACGCTGTTCGCCGTGTTCAAGACGGTCTGCTACGTGGAGCACGAGAAGCTGACGGCCACCAGCGAGGTCGTGGACACCGGCGAGATCATGGTGTTCGTCGGCGAGGACTTCGTGATCACCGTGCGCCATGGCCGGCACGGCTCGCTGGGTCCCCTGCGCGAGGATCTGGAGTCCCGGCCCGACCAGCTCTCCAAGGGCCCCTCGGCGGTGCTGCACGCGATCGCGGACAACGTCGTCGACGACTATCTCCACGTCATCGAGGCGGTGCAGGAGGACATCGACCAGGTCGAGACGGACGTCTTCGCGGAGCACGGGGCGCGCGCCGATCCCGGTCGTATGTACCAGCTCAAGCGGGAGCTGCTGGAGCTGAAGCGGGCCGTGGTCCCGCTGGGCCGGCCGCTGCAGGACCTGGCCGGCCTGCCGATACGGGTGGTGGACCCGGAGATACAGGCGTACTTCCGCGACGTCGCCGACCACCAGCTGCGCGCCGCCGAGCAGATCGCCGCCTTCGACGAACTGCTCAACTCGATCCTCCAGGCGCACCTCGCGCAGGTCACGGTCGCGCAGAACGAGGACATGCGGAAGATCACGGCGTGGGCGGCGATCGTCGCCGTGCCGACGATGGTGTGCGGCATGTACGGCATGAACTTCGACCACATGCCGGAACTGCACTGGCGGTACGGCTACGGCATGGTCATCGGTGTCATATCGCTGGCGTGTCTGACGCTGTACCGCGGCTTCCGGCGCAACGGCTGGCTCTGA
- a CDS encoding VOC family protein: MTDNATRLDHVVLWVRDPVASATFYETAVGLTPLRLTDFVAGQVSFPSVRVNEETILDLAPLTMAERMTMLPGAPESAGHPVNHVCLSLPPDAFDALLARLRAHEVPVSEISHDSYGARGPARRSFSFRDPDGNVLEARHYT; this comes from the coding sequence ATGACCGACAACGCGACACGTCTCGACCATGTCGTCCTCTGGGTGCGCGACCCGGTCGCCTCGGCGACGTTCTACGAGACGGCGGTGGGCCTCACCCCGCTGCGGCTCACCGACTTCGTCGCGGGACAGGTCTCCTTCCCTTCCGTCCGGGTGAACGAGGAGACGATCCTCGACCTGGCCCCGCTGACCATGGCCGAGCGCATGACCATGCTCCCCGGCGCCCCCGAGAGCGCCGGCCACCCGGTCAACCACGTGTGCCTGTCCCTGCCGCCGGACGCCTTCGACGCCCTCCTCGCACGCCTGCGCGCACACGAGGTGCCCGTGTCGGAGATCTCCCACGACTCCTACGGCGCACGCGGCCCGGCCAGGCGCAGCTTCTCCTTCCGCGACCCCGACGGCAACGTCCTCGAGGCCCGTCACTACACGTGA
- a CDS encoding pseudouridine-5'-phosphate glycosidase gives MTQVPELVVSEEVREALAARRPVVALESTIIAHGLPRPRNLRVARELEEAVRQEGAVPATVAVLDGRPHVGLDKEQLERIAGGDGIRKLGHRDLALAAARGASGATTVSATALLAARAGLRVFATGGLGGVHRQWTVTQDESADLGLLARTRITVVCAGVKSILDVPATLQRLETLGVAVAGYGTDRFPGFYLSDSGHPVDWTLDSPQQVARVMRAQDALALPESALIVANPVPEAEQLDPGLHARVLADALRACEEQGVTGQAVTPFLLDYLVRHTDGASLSANLAAVRGNVRLAARIAAAWAGA, from the coding sequence GTGACGCAGGTGCCGGAGCTGGTCGTGTCGGAAGAGGTGCGCGAGGCGCTCGCCGCGCGTCGCCCTGTGGTGGCCCTGGAGTCCACGATCATCGCGCACGGGCTGCCGCGCCCCCGCAATCTGCGCGTGGCGCGGGAGCTGGAGGAGGCGGTACGGCAGGAGGGAGCCGTTCCCGCGACCGTCGCCGTCCTGGACGGCCGGCCGCACGTCGGCCTGGACAAAGAGCAGCTGGAGCGGATCGCGGGCGGGGACGGGATCCGCAAGCTGGGCCACCGTGATCTGGCGCTCGCCGCGGCCCGCGGGGCGAGTGGGGCGACGACCGTCTCGGCGACGGCGCTGCTCGCGGCCCGGGCCGGCCTGCGGGTGTTCGCCACCGGGGGGCTCGGCGGGGTGCACCGGCAGTGGACGGTGACGCAGGACGAGTCGGCCGACCTGGGCCTGCTGGCGCGCACCCGGATCACGGTGGTGTGCGCGGGGGTGAAGTCGATCCTGGACGTGCCGGCCACGTTGCAGCGGCTGGAGACGCTGGGCGTGGCGGTGGCCGGATACGGCACGGACCGGTTCCCCGGCTTCTATCTGTCGGACTCGGGGCATCCGGTGGACTGGACGCTGGACAGTCCGCAGCAGGTGGCGCGGGTGATGCGGGCGCAGGACGCGCTCGCGCTGCCGGAGTCGGCGCTGATCGTGGCCAATCCGGTGCCCGAGGCCGAACAGCTGGATCCGGGGCTGCACGCGCGCGTGCTCGCCGACGCGCTGCGCGCCTGCGAGGAGCAGGGCGTCACCGGTCAGGCGGTCACGCCGTTCCTGCTCGACTACCTGGTGCGGCACACGGACGGGGCCTCGCTGAGCGCCAACCTGGCGGCGGTGCGGGGCAACGTACGGCTGGCGGCGCGGATCGCGGCGGCCTGGGCCGGGGCGTGA
- a CDS encoding methylated-DNA--[protein]-cysteine S-methyltransferase — protein sequence MNSDGRDGRQDVGVVWAVVGTGIGPLLLAATGDGLVNVVFHATDAVRDKALERLASRLGTEPVHAPGSPLLAEAIRQVEAYFRGALRDFDLPLDWSLISGFNRQVLRELAAGVPYGSVVGYGDLADRVGQPGAAQAVGAAMGANPLPVVVPCHRVVERDGGIGGFGGGLEAKRKLLALEGVLPEPLF from the coding sequence ATGAACAGCGACGGGCGGGACGGGCGGCAGGACGTGGGTGTGGTGTGGGCCGTGGTCGGCACCGGCATCGGTCCGCTGCTGCTGGCCGCGACCGGTGACGGTCTGGTCAACGTGGTGTTCCACGCCACGGACGCCGTGCGGGACAAGGCGCTGGAACGGCTCGCGTCCCGGCTGGGGACCGAGCCCGTCCACGCGCCCGGCTCCCCACTCCTGGCCGAGGCGATACGCCAGGTGGAGGCCTACTTCCGGGGCGCCCTGCGGGACTTCGACCTGCCGCTGGACTGGTCGCTGATCTCCGGCTTCAACCGCCAGGTGCTGCGCGAACTGGCCGCCGGCGTGCCGTACGGCTCGGTGGTGGGCTACGGCGATCTGGCGGACCGGGTGGGTCAGCCCGGCGCGGCCCAGGCGGTGGGGGCCGCGATGGGCGCCAATCCGCTGCCGGTCGTCGTGCCCTGCCACCGGGTCGTCGAGCGCGACGGCGGGATCGGCGGGTTCGGCGGCGGTCTGGAGGCCAAGCGGAAGCTGCTGGCGCTGGAGGGCGTGCTGCCCGAGCCGCTGTTCTGA